The Mytilus edulis chromosome 12, xbMytEdul2.2, whole genome shotgun sequence genome contains a region encoding:
- the LOC139497614 gene encoding uncharacterized protein translates to MATLFAIGCVDKRGDCASYAIETCTNPKYTEWVKDNCARTCLCSGGSYYTGRYVGPSGSGTGTIAGSNVQVTITAITTPVPKKTTTSSKTTPSTMGISASTIRKATSTVGTTASTIGTTTSTVGTTASTIGTTISTMGTTTSTIGTTISTMGTTTSTINGITAKKQPCMDDPRLACDISVCNTDLKIFCQLTCNRCP, encoded by the exons ATGGCAACCCTTTTCGCAATAGGCTGCGTTGATAAAAGAGGCGACTGTGCCAGTTATGCAATTGAGACGTGTACTAATCCGAAATATACAGAATGGGTCAAAGATAATTGTGCAAGAACGTGCTTATGTT cTGGTGGATCTTATTACACTGGAAGGTATGTAGGACCAAGTGGATCTGGAACCGGAACAATAGCTGGGAGCAATGTACAAGTTACAATAACTG CAATAACTACCCCAGTTCCAAAGAAGACTACTACATCAAGTAAAACAACTCCTTCAACAATGGGAATATCTGCTTCAACAATTAGAAAAGCTACTTCAACAGTGGGAACAACTGCCTCAACGATTGGAACAACTACTTCAACAGTGGGAACAACTGCTTCAACAATTGGAACAACTATTTCAACGATGGGAACAACTACTTCAACAATTGGAACAACTATTTCAACGATGGGAACAACTACTTCAACAATTAATGGAATAACTGCTAAAAAACAACCCTGCATGGATGATCCACGTCTTGCATGCGATATATCTGTGTGCAATACtgacttaaaaatattttgtcagcTTACATGCAATAGATGTCCGTGA
- the LOC139498439 gene encoding complement C1q tumor necrosis factor-related protein 3-like codes for MNAILLFNLAGFAISVVCGDDGSCLTKSCNNKMAAPLLDDQNAPLVVMIDLSKADEHIKEYVNTALETKMANLVKTKLEDVFKPLQIEEDVKLYVDEVRQNVTLNITDDIKRIIEEVLERKQMNPAFFSTLKTTQNLGRNDVLIFPNVVTNNENGYDVNTGIFNSPKTGVYEFSANFISNGDMWLEINLMKNGHVIARAHCAKTHGVAGTLQVILTLQKGDTIYLQHPRDSGSIDGSDYSMFSGHML; via the exons ATGAACGCCATTTTACTTTTCAATCTAGCTGGATTTGCCATTTCTGTTGTATGCGGAGACGACGGTTCATGTCTAACAAAATCATGCAACAACAAAATGGCAGCACCATTGCTTGATGATCAAAACGCACCTCTTGTAGTGATGATCGACCTGTCAAAAGCTGATGAACACATCAAAGAGTATGTCAACACAGCTTTAGAAACAAAAATGGCGAATCTAGTTAAAACGAAACTTGAAGATGTTTTCAAACCATTACAGATTGAGGAAGATGTTAAACTTTATGTTGACGAAGTAAGACAAAATGTGACTTTAAACATCACGGACGATATTAAACGAATAATAGAGGAGGTTCTTGAACGAAAAC aaatGAACCCAGCTTTCTTTTCAACATTAAAGACAACTCAAAACCTTGGGAGAAATGACGTGCTAATATTTCCAAACGTAGTAACCAATAATGAAAATGGTTATGACGTCAACACTGGCATTTTTAATTCACCAAAGACGGGGGTATATGAGTTTTCCGCAAATTTCATTTCAAATGGTGACATGTGGCTTGAAATAAACTTAATGAAGAATGGACATGTTATTGCTCGGGCTCATTGTGCAAAGACACATGGCGTTGCTGGAACACTCCAAGTAATACTGACACTACAGAAAGGTGACACGATATATCTACAACATCCACGAGATTCCGGATCGATTGATGGTAGCGATTATTCCATGTTTTCTGGACATATGCTTTGA